CGTTATGGCAGCGACACTCGCCCTGGCAGCCGGGGCCGAAGCGCCCAGGGGGGCACGGCACGGAGCAGATCTCCCCCTGCAAAGGTGCACCGGGCTCagcaggggaaactgaggcaggcaCCGCGTTTGGGGgcccggggggaggggggggggtcGCAGCCAACCTACCATCCATCCATGGGGGCAGACGCAGGCACCGGTGCTGTGGGGGTGGCAGATGCCCCCGttctggcaggggcagggggtgtcaCAGGGTGTCCCTTCGGGGCAGGGCAcctcacagctgcagcagggggcAAGGGGTGAGCGggacccccagctggggggtgctgggggggggggggcacagggtgaGGAGCCCCTACTCACAGGGGGCCGGCCAGCCCcggggggcagaggcaggcGCCGGTGGAGGTGTTACAGGGGGCTtggtggtggcaggggcagggcaggcggcAGCCCTGGCCGTAGGTGCCGGGGGGACACGGCTGGTGGCACAGAGGGTCGGCGAAGCCAGGGGGGCAGGAGCAGACCCCCGTCAGGGGGTCGCAGGGGGCCCCGTGGTGGCAGTCGCAGCGatgcccgcagcccggcccccaTGACTGCTGGTCACACTCTGCACGGGGGAGACCACCAGCCCCATccatccagccccagcccgtCTTCATCCTgatcccagccccagcccatcCTCATCCTTTCTCCATTCCCACCTTGTCCCCAGCCCAGTCCAGCCCCGTCCAGCCCATACCAGCGccatctcctccccatcctaTCCACATCCTACCTGCATCCCTATCTTATGTCCATCCAGATCTCCACCCCTATCCTGACCCATTCCCATCCCATCCTCATTTCCATCCCCATCTCATACCTGTCCCATCCTAATCTCTCCCCATCCCAATCCCTCCCAGTCATTCCCATTCCCATCTCCACCCCATGCACATCCCATCCCAATCCCATCCCCAGCCCATTCTCTGTCCCCAGCCCATTCTCCATCTCATTCCCTGTCCCCATTATACTCTCAACCCCTTTCCCAGTCCCATCCATATCTGACCCACATCCCAATCCCATCTCCATCCCATTCCTTGTCCCCATCCCATTCCCATCCCCCATCCCATTCCCTGCCCCTATTCTATTCTCCATTGCCATCCCAGTCCCATCTatatcccatcccatcccaatCCCATCTCCATCCAACtctccatctccatcccacACAtatcccatccccatcccactccCTGTCCCCATTCTGTTCTCAGTCCCCATCCCAGTCCCATCTAtatcccatccccatcccaatCCCATCTCCATCTGATTCTccacccccatcccagccccacctCCATCCCATACGTATCCCATCCCAgtcccatccccatcccattcCCTGCCCCTATTCTATTCTCCATTGCCATCCCAGTCCCATCCAtatcccatccccatcccaatCCCTTCCCATCCAGTTCTccacccccatcccatccccatctccatcccacatgtatcccatcccatcccagtcTCATCCACATTTCATCCCCATCCCActcccatccccatcccattccctgtccccatTCTATCCTCAATCCCTGTCCCAGTCCCATCCATATTCCATCCCATCCCAATCCCATCTCCATCTGATTCTccacccccatcccatccccatctccatcccacACGTATCCCATCCCAGTCTCACCCACAttccatccccatcccactccCATTCCCATCCCACTCCCTGTCCCCATTCTATTCTCAATCCCCATCCCAGTCCCATCCACATCCCAGTCCCATCCCAGTAccattccctgtccccatccATACCCCATCCCCCTGATCCCAATCCCAGCGCCGATGACCCACCAGCAGGCCCCACCGCAGGctgcccagccctcccagcagaCACGctgcccctccctgccccccagctgggggtccccccgccccccccccagccccccggcccccatTCCTCACCGCTGGAGCAGTCGGAGCCGCGCCAGCCTGGCTCGCACTGGCAGAGGTCGGGGGCTACGCACCGGCCGTGGATGCACTCCTGGGTGCAGCGCGCTGGGAGGACACGGGCGGGGGGTGCTGAGCCAGGATCGGGCCCCCGGGACCCCCCACTCGCCCCACTCGCTCCACTCACGGACGCAGGCGTCGCGGCTCTCGTAGTAGCCCAGGCAGCACTGGTAGCGCCGGCGGTACTCGGTGCGGATGGCCTGGCGGTACTCGGTGCGGTACGCGATCCTGCACCCCCCGGCGCCGTCATGGGGGGCACAGCACCACGCCAGCCCCCCAGGGCCGTGGGGACACCCCACAGCGGGACAGCCCCACGCCAGCCCACCCATGGCCAAGGGGACACCTCAAAGCGGGACaaccccctccagcccccccatAGCCATAGGGTCACCCCACAGTGGGACACCCCCCCATAGCCATGGGGACACCCCCCTTCCAGCCCCCCCATAGCCATAGGGTCACCCCACAGTGGGACACCCCCCCATAGCCATGGGGACACCCCCCTTCCAGCCCCCCCACAGCCATAGGGTCACCCCACAGCGGGACATCCCCCCATAGCCATGGGGACACCCCCCTTCCAGCCCCCCCATAGCCATAGGGTCACCCCACAGCGGGACATCCCCCCATAGCCATGGGGACACCCCCCTTCCAGCCCCCCCATAGCCATAGGGTCACTCCACAGCGGGACACCCCCATTCCAGCCCCCCATAGCCATAGGGTCACCCCACAGCGGGACATCCCCCCATAGCCATGGGGACATCCCCCCTTCCAGCACCCCATAGCCATAGGGTCACTCCACAGCGGGACATCCCCCCATAGCCATGGGGACACCCCAGTGGGACACCCCCCTTCCAGCCCCCCCATAGCCATAGGGTCACCCCACAGCGGGACATCCCCCCCATAGCCATGGGGACACCCCAGTGGGACACCCCCCTTCCAGCCCCCCCACAGCCATAGGGTCACCCCCCAGTGAGACACCCCCCATCGCCATgggtgtccccccagcccctcagggctccccacctctgctgcaggcagggcaggggggaccccgggcagggctgggtggggggcacaACGTGGGGTTTGGTGTAGGACTCCTTCACCGCCGCCGTGAAGCTGCCGCAGGAGAGGGCACGAGGTGACGGTAGGTCCTGGCCAGGGGGGggccccagcaccccctccccaatCCCCCCAGTCCTACCTCTCCCAGTAGCTGCAGACGTTGGGGTCACTGGGGCGGAGGGCGGCCAGGAGCCAGACCTGCACCGCCAGCACCGTGGCCCGCAGCACCATCCTGCGCGGGGAAGATGATGGCTTCGCCCTCTGCCTCGCCTCATTCCCGCTCCCCACCCACCGCCCCCAGCTCCGGCGCAGGATCCAGCTCCCCCCGGAGCTGCCTTCGCATTCCTCCATCCATAGGAacagcccccaccccggccccgctgcccccccgccccagcactGCCCCGTGCcgaggggaaactgaggcacagccGCTCCCCAGCCTGGGTGGCCCCACATAGCCTCATCCCAGCATCCCGAACAACCCCACGGCCACATCCTGGCATCACCATGACTTTTCCCACCGCATCCCACCCCGGGGTGGGATGCTGCCGGAGGGGGGGGGACGCGGGGTGCCGGGGCGGAGTTCGGCACAGCGGCTCCAGCTCTGGCGTGATGCCCCATGGCCCCATTTCAACCCGTTTCGTGTTTATTCCCAGTTGCGTTTCCCAGATCCGTCGGCTTCTTGCTCAACCCAGAGAGGGTCCGGCTTTGCCAGGGCGGCTCTGGGATCACTGCCAGCCTGGGGGCCGGGAATGGGGCAACAACGAGCCCCCCAAGCCTGTGGTGCCGTGTTTACCGGGACGCGTGAGGCAGGAGGAAACAGAGGTTCCTGGTCGGCACAGCTGGATTTACGGCCCTTTCCATGCTGCTCCGGCCATGGGACACCCCAAAGGTGCTGCCCACCCGCCCCCCAGGTCCATCCCTCTCTTTGCCATGGCTCGGGTTGTGGTTTGGGACCAaacagggggtgggggaaggaaaggagggacCCCTCTTATCCCAGAGCCGCTGGGTTTGggtggaaaaaatgtttagtgGGAGTTTCCCCCATTTCCCTTCGGCAGTGAGGAATTAATTGCTCATCAGCAGGCGGAATTCCCTCCCCTAAACCCTACGGGGGGGGGGAGAGCCAGGGGggacccctccccaccccttcccATGGCCCCATCCCCTACTCCGGCAATGTGGGGGGCCAGGGGGTCCCAGTGCTCCTGTGGACAATTcctgggagatgctggcagGAAAACGGAGGAGACATCAAAACATGCCGGGGGGGCCCCATCTGCTCATCgctggggggggcagctgcggggaagagcccccccccccccccgcccaggtCACCACTGCAAGAGACCCCCCAAGAGCTGGTGCtccccacccatgggtgcccccaAGCACCCCCCAGGCAGGGCGGGCAGCATCCCCCACCAGTGATGGGGTGCTATGACTCAACACCACCAAGCAGGGGTGGCACCAGGGaccagccctgccccaccccGGGGGGGGGACACGGTGCTGGGCCCCCCCCCAGAGCCACTATCTCTGCCCTGGAACTTCCTCCAGCACAACCCGAGGGCTGACGCGTTTCCTTGGGGGGCTGCGCACCCCCAGGAacaggggtggggtgggggtggggggtgggaggcaAAGGTCAAGGTCAGGGTCAGCAATGGGTCACCACAAGGTGTCACGGCAccatcccccaccccatctgctgtgtcccccccatcccctcgcCTTGGCTGTGGGAACGTGTGATGTCCCCATGCTCCCTGCTATGGCACTGGGGACTGTCCCCTCTGGCAACCCCCCCAAAGGCACCGCCACC
The Falco rusticolus isolate bFalRus1 unplaced genomic scaffold, bFalRus1.pri scaffold_214_arrow_ctg1, whole genome shotgun sequence genome window above contains:
- the LOC119142074 gene encoding platelet endothelial aggregation receptor 1-like; the protein is MVLRATVLAVQVWLLAALRPSDPNVCSYWESFTAAVKESYTKPHVVPPTQPCPGSPLPCLQQRIAYRTEYRQAIRTEYRRRYQCCLGYYESRDACVPRCTQECIHGRCVAPDLCQCEPGWRGSDCSSECDQQSWGPGCGHRCDCHHGAPCDPLTGVCSCPPGFADPLCHQPCPPGTYGQGCRLPCPCHHQAPCNTSTGACLCPPGLAGPLCEVPCPEGTPCDTPCPCQNGGICHPHSTGACVCPHGWMGEICSVPCPPGRFGPGCQGECRCHNGGHCDPRGGHCQCAPGFTGEQCRERCPVGRYGQDCQESCDCANGGHCFHVDGGCLCQPGFQGSRCQERRCLPGLYGLHCQNRCLCHPQHSQR